A region of Fibrobacter succinogenes subsp. succinogenes S85 DNA encodes the following proteins:
- a CDS encoding BspA family leucine-rich repeat surface protein produces the protein MSYLFKESEFNGDISKWNVSNVKDMSSMFAGSEFNGNISNWDVSSVTDMSNMFGCVDDDFSDSESEFNGDISKWNVSNVTNMSGMFKHSEFNGDISKWKVSNVTDMSNMFASSKFNGDISKWNVSNVTNMNNMFGESEFNGDISKWNVSKVTNMSDMFASSKFNGDISNWVVSSVTDMSNMFGQNFADGSKFKGDISKWDVSSVTNMSNMFEESEFNGDISNWDVSNVTRMYRMFRKSKFSGDISKWNTSKVTDMEGCFSGSIFNGNISNWNVSNVTNMRSLFFESKFNGNISTWNVSRVENMMKMFYGSSFTGDISNWNVSNVKDMSSMFACSKFNGDISQWNVSKVTNMERMFDKCENFDGDVSKWDVSSVTNMESMFHGTTFSGNVSNWNVANVKDMSAMFSASKFSGDVSKWNVSKAEDMSYMFWGCNVSSDLSQWEVSHVKDMKKMFMKTTFSGDISKWNVSNVTDMESMFQESSFHGDISKWNIASKWKQGTKITDMFAEGQFTADEINALFN, from the coding sequence ATGAGCTATCTGTTTAAAGAGTCGGAGTTTAATGGCGATATCAGTAAATGGAATGTTTCGAATGTGAAGGATATGAGTAGCATGTTTGCTGGCTCCGAATTCAATGGAAATATTAGCAATTGGGATGTATCAAGTGTGACTGATATGAGTAATATGTTTGGTTGCGTTGACGATGATTTTTCCGATAGTGAATCGGAATTCAATGGTGATATCAGTAAGTGGAATGTCTCAAATGTGACGAATATGAGTGGAATGTTTAAACACTCCGAATTTAATGGCGATATCAGCAAATGGAAAGTTTCAAATGTGACGGATATGAGTAACATGTTTGCTAGCTCCAAATTCAATGGAGATATTAGCAAGTGGAATGTTTCAAATGTGACGAATATGAATAACATGTTTGGAGAGTCGGAGTTTAATGGCGATATCAGTAAATGGAATGTCTCAAAGGTAACGAATATGAGTGACATGTTTGCTAGCTCCAAATTCAATGGAGATATTAGCAACTGGGTTGTATCAAGTGTGACTGATATGAGTAATATGTTTGGTCAGAATTTCGCGGATGGTTCGAAATTCAAAGGTGATATCAGCAAGTGGGATGTTTCTAGTGTGACGAATATGAGTAACATGTTTGAAGAGTCCGAATTTAATGGTGATATCAGCAACTGGGATGTGTCTAATGTAACGAGAATGTATAGAATGTTCCGTAAGTCCAAATTTAGTGGGGACATTAGTAAGTGGAATACGTCCAAAGTTACCGATATGGAAGGATGCTTTTCTGGCTCTATTTTTAATGGTAATATCAGCAATTGGAATGTTTCTAATGTAACCAATATGCGCAGTTTGTTCTTTGAATCAAAATTTAATGGGAATATTTCTACATGGAATGTTTCTCGTGTTGAGAATATGATGAAGATGTTTTACGGATCCTCATTTACGGGTGATATTTCGAACTGGAATGTTTCGAATGTGAAGGATATGAGTAGCATGTTTGCTTGCTCCAAATTCAATGGTGACATCAGTCAATGGAATGTGTCAAAAGTCACAAATATGGAAAGAATGTTTGATAAATGCGAAAATTTTGATGGTGATGTTTCAAAGTGGGATGTTTCAAGTGTAACGAATATGGAAAGTATGTTCCATGGGACAACGTTTTCTGGTAATGTTTCCAACTGGAATGTTGCTAATGTAAAAGATATGAGTGCGATGTTCTCTGCATCGAAATTCAGTGGCGATGTCAGTAAATGGAATGTTTCCAAGGCAGAAGATATGAGTTATATGTTTTGGGGATGTAACGTATCTTCGGATTTGTCTCAATGGGAGGTGTCCCATGTAAAGGATATGAAGAAGATGTTTATGAAAACAACCTTTAGCGGTGATATTTCCAAGTGGAATGTTTCCAATGTTACCGATATGGAAAGTATGTTTCAAGAATCTTCCTTCCATGGTGATATTTCCAAGTGGAACATTGCAAGCAAATGGAAACAGGGAACCAAAATAACGGATATGTTTGCAGAAGGTCAATTCACTGCAGATGAAATTAACGCCCTGTTCAATTGA